The genomic DNA agtttgaatgtatttttttttctagtttgaatgtattttttttctagtttgaatgtatttttttttttctagtttgaatgtatttttttttaatttaatgaaatgtcttttatttaatttttatttttattaatctttttttaatttgtaaacatgcatcattttagaaaaaaaaaaaaaacaactcccctaagaggggagtgccgccatcaaaatggggtgttaggggagtatTAGAGGGGACTTGACGTGGCAATAGCTGGTTGGtcgggcgtaagagaggggactcacctattaggtgagcaccccttacacccttagggGCTTTATAATGCCACATCACCGCCACATAGGATCCATGTCACAAAGGGGGTTTTAAAGCCCCTCCCCTTAATTTGCATGCAATGTTTTAAAGCCcctatcatgattattatttaattaaatttcattttctttttttattttttaagttgttTGAAAACGGTCAAAAAATGGCCCCACCACTTTTCTGCATGTTAACGCTCACCAAGGAGTCACGAACTTGCCCATAATGCCCCCATAGCGCCCAAGAAATGGGGAAGGGGCGCCAACGATGGTGAGGGGACATGATTTGTCATCAAGAATGGTAAAAGCCATTTGAGATGAGATGAAACACACCCAAATCGACTCATTGGTAAGTAAGTGTTCTCAGGGTACCAATTGTTTCTACACACTTTTTTTCTTCATATGTGTACTTGTTTATCTTATAGATGTTTCTTAGTGTTCTAGGGGACATGATTTGTCATCAAGAATCTGTGAAAGCATTCTGAGCGATTATTTCGCAAAAACAACACACCATCGATCCCGTGGTTCGATCGATTCTGTATCACGTGGGAAGTAGCATCAGCTTTAAACATCCTTCACAATGGGAAACTAAAAGCAATCATTCATCGAGACCTAAAACCTGCTAATATATTGCTGGAGATCAAAACCTCAGTGAGCTAAATCAGGGACGTTGGTCTCTCAACAATGCTTCAATCAGACTTCTCTTCCACATCCACCATTTACAAAGACACGAGTCCAGCGGGAACTCTTTGTTATATTGATCCAGAGTATCAACGAACAGGATTAGTATCTCCAAAATCCGATGTATACGCTCTTGGTATGGTGATTTTGCAGCTGCTGACCGCAAGACCAGCAATTGCAGTTACTCATGTGGTGGAAACAGCTCTTGAAAACGATGAGTTAGCTTGTGTGTTGGATCAAGATGCAGGCGAATGGCCGATTGATGAAGCCAAGGAGTTAGCATATTTGGGGTTGAGCTGCGCTGAGCTTCGAAGAAAAGATAGACCAGATTTGAAAAACAAGGTTCTTCCTGTAttggaacgactaaaagcagtcGCAGATTCAGCTCAAAGATCCACATCCATGACGCGACCCACCCCTCCTAACCACTTCATATGCCCAATACGCAAGGTAAGACTGTGCAATTCTTTCTTTCAGTTTTTATCGAACAACGCTAGTTTTTCATAATATAATGATGTTTTGATCCAGGATGTTATGGTTGATCCATGTGTTGCTGCTGATGGCTACACGTACGATCGCAGGGCGATAGAACAATGGCTTGAAGAGAGTGATAGCTCCCCGATGACTAATTTACCGTTGACGAGTAGGAGCTTAACGCCTAATTACACGCTTCTTTCGGCAATCATGGAGTGGAAATCAACAACCTAACCATTTGAGTGAGAATTTTTGATGCAACCTAATTTTTTTAGGATTGTTTTATGTACATTTATTTGATTTATCTATATATTATATGGACATGTCTTGAACTTTGAGTATGAAAATTTATAAAGTGTACATAGTTTTTTTGGAACGATGATATATTATTATTAGAAAAAGGACCAGCGGGAAGCTGGTTTAACAATCACAAAGAAAGACATAACAAAACAAGCCTACGAGAACCGAACAAAAACACAACAATAAACATAAGCTTTATGAAAAGCAGACTGCAGGGGAACTACAACAAGTGACCTAGGAGCTGCTTTTTTATGGTCACTTAAAAAACATAACACAATAATACTTATACATAACATCATAAACCTTATACCTTGATCAATTTCCTCATGAGACGGAAATACGTGATTCTCCATGATCTATTGAGCATTAATGAAACCACAATGCCCCAAAACCCAATAATAAATCCAAGCGCTATGCTAATAATCAACCCCCAATCTACATTGTGTGATCCACCGTCTTCTTTTTGGTCGCTTGTTGTATCGGGTTTGTCAGCATGTACGCAATCATTACTTAGTGGAGCTCCACAAAGTTTGTTTCCAATGAAACTGGACTCATTGAAGCTTTGAATTTGTGTACCTGTTGGAATTCTTCCAATCAAATTGTTGTAGGACACGTTAAAGGTACCCAAGAAATTCAACCCTGACAAACTCGTAGGAAGTTCCCCAGAAAGATTGTTTACTGATAAATCAAAAGACTCTAGTGATTTCATGTCTCCAATCTTATTTGGTATCTCTCCTGTCagttgatttcttgaaaaatttagTGATTGTAAGTTGTGGAGGGTCGTGAGCTCACTAGGGATCTGCCCAGACAAATTGTTGCTCGATAGGTCCAAAAGCGTGACTAGTCCAAGGATAGATCCATAAGTGTCTTCTCGTCCCTTCATCACCAATGAAGCACCAACAATAAAAGAGCCAACGTCAAGAGGGAATGATAATTGAACCTCTAAATTACTTTCTATGCCGGAAAGCACACTAAAGTTGTTGAAGCATCTAGGAATATTTCCTGAGAGGTTATTATCAGCGAGATCCA from Helianthus annuus cultivar XRQ/B chromosome 7, HanXRQr2.0-SUNRISE, whole genome shotgun sequence includes the following:
- the LOC110869173 gene encoding U-box domain-containing protein 52, producing the protein MLQSDFSSTSTIYKDTSPAGTLCYIDPEYQRTGLVSPKSDVYALGMVILQLLTARPAIAVTHVVETALENDELACVLDQDAGEWPIDEAKELAYLGLSCAELRRKDRPDLKNKVLPVLERLKAVADSAQRSTSMTRPTPPNHFICPIRKDVMVDPCVAADGYTYDRRAIEQWLEESDSSPMTNLPLTSRSLTPNYTLLSAIMEWKSTT